GTGGTTGGAAATATAGCAAAAGATCTCGGACTAGATAAAAGCACGTTGACAGAAAGGAAGTATCGGATTGTTTCGAGTAATGCGGATCCGCTTTTCCATGTAAATCAGAACGATGGCATCCTGTATGTGAGCCGAAAGATTGACAGAGAAGAGGTGTGCGCACAGAGCAGTACGTGTTTAATAAATCTGAAAACCGTCCTAGAAAACCCACTGGAGGTGCACTACGTAGGAGTGGAACTCCTGGATATAAATGACCATTCTCCCAGTTTCCCGGAGGTAGAGAAACGGCTGGAAATTTCTGAGTCCGTGTTGCCTGGAGCACGATTTCAGCTAAAAGCTGCACGGGATCCAGACAGCGGTCATTTCTCCGTGCAGCAATATAAACTCAGCCAGAACGACCACTTCCGTTTGGAAGTCAAGGATAAAAGAGAAGACGGAAAAATACCGATATTGGTGTTGCAAAAGTCTTTGGATAGGGAAACAGCAGGAAGTCATTCATTAGTACTGACAGCGCTGGATGGAGGGAAACCTCCAAAATCCGGTGAAATGAATATTATAGTGAAAGTTTTAGATGTAAATGACAACACGCCTGTTTTCTCCAAGGATGTTTACTCTGTCACGCTGTCTGAAAATGCTCCAGTAGGTACAACAGTCGTACAAGTAAATGCAACTGATTTAGATGAAGGTCAGAATGGAGAGGTGATTTACTCATTTGGTAACAGTGTGAGTAATAAGTTGCTTAAACTTTTTGATATCAATCCATCATCAGGTGAGATAATTGTCAAAGGACTTATCGACTATGAACAAAGAGACAATTACGAAATAGAAATTGAAGCATCAGATAAAGGTATTGCTCCTCTAACTACAGAAAAAAGTGTCATTATCCAGATAGTTGATGTGAATGATAATGCACCTGAGATTGAAGTAACCTCATTTTCAAGCTCCGTCCCTGAAGATTCCAGACCTGGAACTACAGTTGCTCTTATCAGTGTAAATGACTTGGACTCTGGTCTGAATGGAAAAGTTATCTGCTCCATAAGTGATGATGTTCCTTTTACATTATCACCATCCTTACaagacaaaatgtattcattagtCACCAAATCTCCtctggacagagagaaacagtcaCATTATGAACTGACAATAACTGCAAAAGACGCTGGTCAACCTCCATTATCATCTGAAAAGACAATAAGTGTTGTGGTGTCagatgtgaatgacaacagTCCAGAGTTTTCACTGAGTCCATATACTTTCTATGTCACTGAAGCTAATGAGCCAGGtacctctgtgttttctgttaaagCTTTTGATCGTGATGAGAATGAGAATGCTCTGATATCCTATCATATTCTCAGAGATGGAagggaagaaaataaattggCTTCATTCCTAAATATTAATTCTGATAATGGACACATCACCGCTTTAAAAAGTTTTGACTTTGAAGTTCTGAAAACGTTCCAGTTCCAAGTTGTCGCCACAGATTCTGGAACTCCGTCACTGAGCAGCAACGTCACAGTGAACGTGTTCATTCTGGATCAGAACGACAACGCTCCGGTCATCCTGTATCCAGTCAGCTCCAACGGTTCTGctgaaggtgaggaggagatTCCCCGCAATGTGAACGCAGGACACTTGGTGACTAAAGTCAGAGCCTATGACGCTGATATAGGATATAACGGCTGGTTactgttttcactgcaggaagTTACTGACCACAGCCTCTTTGGTTTGGACCGCTATACAGGACAGATCAGAACACTTCGCtcattcacagagacagacgaggCTGAGCATAAACTGCTCATACTGGTCAAAGACAATGGGAACGTTTCTCTCTCAGCAACAGCTACTGTCATTGTCAAACTTGTGGAGCCCAAAGAGGCTTTTGCTGCTTCTGATGTTAAAAGTGCCACTAAAGTTGACGAGGAGgacaatgtcacattttatctgATGATAACTTTGGGCTCAGTTTCTCTACTTTTTATCATCAGTATCATCG
This window of the Pagrus major chromosome 18, Pma_NU_1.0 genome carries:
- the LOC141012959 gene encoding protocadherin alpha-3-like; this translates as MEQRRYEGGRARGYLVGCVVAVLLWSVASAQIRYSISEEVNEGTVVGNIAKDLGLDKSTLTERKYRIVSSNADPLFHVNQNDGILYVSRKIDREEVCAQSSTCLINLKTVLENPLEVHYVGVELLDINDHSPSFPEVEKRLEISESVLPGARFQLKAARDPDSGHFSVQQYKLSQNDHFRLEVKDKREDGKIPILVLQKSLDRETAGSHSLVLTALDGGKPPKSGEMNIIVKVLDVNDNTPVFSKDVYSVTLSENAPVGTTVVQVNATDLDEGQNGEVIYSFGNSVSNKLLKLFDINPSSGEIIVKGLIDYEQRDNYEIEIEASDKGIAPLTTEKSVIIQIVDVNDNAPEIEVTSFSSSVPEDSRPGTTVALISVNDLDSGLNGKVICSISDDVPFTLSPSLQDKMYSLVTKSPLDREKQSHYELTITAKDAGQPPLSSEKTISVVVSDVNDNSPEFSLSPYTFYVTEANEPGTSVFSVKAFDRDENENALISYHILRDGREENKLASFLNINSDNGHITALKSFDFEVLKTFQFQVVATDSGTPSLSSNVTVNVFILDQNDNAPVILYPVSSNGSAEGEEEIPRNVNAGHLVTKVRAYDADIGYNGWLLFSLQEVTDHSLFGLDRYTGQIRTLRSFTETDEAEHKLLILVKDNGNVSLSATATVIVKLVEPKEAFAASDVKSATKVDEEDNVTFYLMITLGSVSLLFIISIIVLIAMQCSKSTDYTSKYLQETNYDGTLCHSIQYRSGDKRYMLVGPRMSIGSTIVPGSHANTLVLPDRRRGSGEVRLFL